The Stigmatella aurantiaca DW4/3-1 genome contains the following window.
TGGTGGAGACGTTCCGCCCGGAGGTGGTCATCAGCGACTTCGAGACGTTCAGCTACTTGTTCGCCAAGGCCCACCGGCTGCCGGTGATCAGCGTGGACAACATGCAGATCATCAACCGGTGCCGCCACGAGTCGGAGTTGCTGGCGGGGTACGAGGACGCCTTCGAGGGCACGCGGGCCATCGTCAAAGGCAAGTTGCCGGGGGCCTTTCACTACCTCATCACCACGTTCTTCTACCCACCGGTGCGCAAGGAGCGCACCACGCTGGCCCCCTCCATCTTGCGTCCGGAGATCCTGGCGGCCAAGTCCGAGCCCGGTGAGCACCTGCTCGTGTACCAGACCGCCACCACCAACACGCGGCTGCCGGAGATCCTCCAGCAGAGCGGGCTGCCCTGCCGCATCTACGGCGTGCGCCGGCAGATCACCGAGGACCAGGTGGAAGGCAACCTCACCTACCGGCCCTTCAGCGAGAAGGGCTTCATCGAGGATCTGCGCACGGCGCGCGCGGTGGTGGCTGGAGGCGGGTACACGCTGATGAGCGAGGCGGTGTATTTGCACAAGCCAGTGCTCTCGATCCCCGTGGAGGGGCAGTTCGAGCAGATCATCAACGGGCTCTACCTGGAGCGGTTGGGATACGGGATGCATGCCCGGCACCTCACGGGCGAGGCGCTGGGGGAGTTCCTCTCGCGGGTCCCCCGGTGCCAGGAGGCGCTGAAGGGCTACGTGCAGGAGGGGAACTCGAAGATGCTGGCCGCCTTGCGCGAGCAGCTCGGGCGGGCCTACGAGTACCGGGGCCACTGGCGGGCCGAGATGGCGGAGCAGGACTGAGCCATGAGCGAATTTCTGAGACTGCCCGGGGTCTCGGATGCGCACGGGAGCCCGCTGGATGTCATCGAGCTGCGGAACCTGGCGATGGACTGCATCGTGGGCGTCTACCCCCGCGAGCGCATCGTGGCTCAGCCGCTGCGGCTGGATGTGGCCCTCTTCCTGGACACGCGCGAGGCCCCGGGGGCAGGCCACCTGACGCACTCGATGCACCTGGGGCGGTTGGAGGGAGAGCTGCGGTTCCTCCTGGATGCGTGCCGCTTCAAGGTGCTGGAGTCGGCGGCGGAGGCGGTGGCCCGCTATGTGCTGCTGCCGCCCTCCGCGGATGCGCCGCACGTTCCGGTCCGCGCCGTCACGGTGCGGGTCACCAAGCCCAACGCGCTCGCGGGACATGCCATGCCGTCCCTCCAGGTGCACCGCACGGAGGCAGAGGTGAGGCCTGGGGCGGAAGCCCCTCCGCCCGGGGCGGTGGAGCCCGTCCACGAGGGGCCCGGCTACAGCGTCTATCGCCTGCGCATCCAGCCGGGGAGCACGGTCACCCATGCTGTTCCACCGCGCGTGGAGCAGAGCGAGTTGGTGCTGGGCGAGGGGCTGCTCCAGCAGGGAATGCCGGTGGCGCGCGGCATGGCCTTCCACTGGCCGAAGGGTGTTGCCCGCCGCTACGACAACCCCACCTCCACCGAGCAGACGCTCCTGTGTGTCAGCCAGCCCCGGTTCATCCCCTCGGGGGAAGAGGCGGCGGCGCCCGCTCTGGGAGGGGCGCTCCCCACGCAGACACACTCCTATTATTCCCCCTCCTGAAGCGGCGGGTCCGTCAGCTCGCCGGCAACGAAGGCTCTTCCGGCGCGGAGGCTTTCGTGTCCGGCCCGGCAGAGGCGGGCTCTTCATTGCCCAGCGGGAGGTAGCGGCCCGCGGAAGGGGACCACTCCAGCAGCTCCGAGTGGGCCACGTCGTAGAACCATGCGTGGATGCGGATCTCCCCTGTCTCCGCTTTCTCCCGCATCCCCTCGTAGCTGAGGATGTTTTCGACCTGGGCCAACGCGCTCTGCTGGGCGGCTTCCTCGGCGGTGCAGTCCTCGGACAGGTGCTCCAGGACCGGCTCGGCCTCCTTGAGCCAGGCCGCCACGCTGGGCAGCCCTTGCGGTGGCTTCCGGGCGATCAAGGCATTCATGGCCCCGCAGGCGGAGTGGCCGCAGACGATGATGTCCGTCACCTTCAGCACGTTCACCGCATACTCGACGGCGCTGGCCACCGCGACCGAGGCGGGCGAGCTCGCGGGGGGCACCAGGTTCCCCACGTTGCGCACGATGAAGAGTTCCCCGG
Protein-coding sequences here:
- a CDS encoding MJ1255/VC2487 family glycosyltransferase; protein product: MRILYGVVGEGMGHATRSRVLLEELTREHEVHIVVSGRAQEYLSRSFQNVHGIWGLTLAYEGNSVKKWQTVLQNLQGAVTGWPKNVRQYFELVETFRPEVVISDFETFSYLFAKAHRLPVISVDNMQIINRCRHESELLAGYEDAFEGTRAIVKGKLPGAFHYLITTFFYPPVRKERTTLAPSILRPEILAAKSEPGEHLLVYQTATTNTRLPEILQQSGLPCRIYGVRRQITEDQVEGNLTYRPFSEKGFIEDLRTARAVVAGGGYTLMSEAVYLHKPVLSIPVEGQFEQIINGLYLERLGYGMHARHLTGEALGEFLSRVPRCQEALKGYVQEGNSKMLAALREQLGRAYEYRGHWRAEMAEQD
- a CDS encoding dihydroneopterin aldolase yields the protein MSEFLRLPGVSDAHGSPLDVIELRNLAMDCIVGVYPRERIVAQPLRLDVALFLDTREAPGAGHLTHSMHLGRLEGELRFLLDACRFKVLESAAEAVARYVLLPPSADAPHVPVRAVTVRVTKPNALAGHAMPSLQVHRTEAEVRPGAEAPPPGAVEPVHEGPGYSVYRLRIQPGSTVTHAVPPRVEQSELVLGEGLLQQGMPVARGMAFHWPKGVARRYDNPTSTEQTLLCVSQPRFIPSGEEAAAPALGGALPTQTHSYYSPS